A single region of the Pseudomonas sp. GGS8 genome encodes:
- a CDS encoding acyl-CoA thioesterase, producing MNFHTRKWVKPEDLNPNGTLFGGSLLRWIDEEAAIYAIVQLGNQRVVTKYISEINFVSASRQGDIIELGITATEFGRTSITLTCEVRNKITRKSILTVEKMVFVNLGEDGLPMPHGRTEIRYVKDQFKDDDIGE from the coding sequence ATGAATTTCCACACCCGAAAATGGGTAAAACCCGAAGACCTCAACCCCAATGGCACGCTGTTTGGTGGCAGCTTGCTGCGCTGGATCGACGAAGAGGCGGCGATCTACGCCATCGTCCAGCTGGGTAATCAGCGTGTGGTCACCAAGTACATTTCCGAAATCAACTTCGTCAGCGCCTCGCGCCAGGGCGACATCATCGAGCTGGGCATCACCGCCACCGAGTTCGGTCGCACTTCGATCACCCTGACCTGTGAAGTGCGCAACAAGATCACTCGCAAGAGCATTTTGACGGTAGAGAAGATGGTGTTCGTGAACCTTGGCGAAGACGGCCTGCCCATGCCGCACGGCCGGACCGAGATCAGGTACGTCAAAGACCAGTTCAAGGATGATGACATTGGCGAATAA
- the metK gene encoding methionine adenosyltransferase, whose translation MSEYSLFTSESVSEGHPDKIADQISDAVLDAIIAEDKFARVACETLVKTGVAIIAGEVTTSAWVDLEDIVRNVILDIGYNSSNVGFDGATCGVMNIIGKQSPDINQGVDRAKPEDQGAGDQGLMFGYASNETDVLMPAPITFSHQLVQRQAEARKSGLLPWLRPDAKSQVTCRYENGKVVGIDAVVLSTQHNPDVSYKDLREGVMELIVKHVLPAELLSKDTQFHINPTGQFIIGGPVGDCGLTGRKIIVDSYGGMARHGGGAFSGKDPSKVDRSAAYAGRYVAKNIVAAGLAERCEIQVSYAIGVAQPTSISLNTFGTGKISDDKIVKLVREVFDLRPYAITTMLDLLHPMYQDTAAYGHFGRTPETKTVGNDTFTTFTWEKTDRADALRTAAGL comes from the coding sequence ATGAGCGAATACTCCCTCTTCACCTCCGAGTCCGTGTCTGAAGGGCATCCGGACAAAATCGCCGACCAGATTTCCGATGCGGTGCTGGACGCCATCATTGCTGAAGACAAGTTCGCCCGCGTGGCGTGCGAGACTCTGGTGAAAACCGGCGTGGCAATCATCGCAGGTGAAGTCACCACGTCGGCCTGGGTCGATCTGGAAGACATCGTCCGTAACGTGATTCTCGACATCGGCTACAACAGCTCCAATGTCGGCTTCGACGGCGCGACCTGCGGCGTGATGAACATCATCGGCAAGCAGTCCCCCGACATCAACCAGGGTGTTGACCGTGCCAAGCCTGAAGATCAGGGCGCCGGCGACCAGGGCCTGATGTTTGGCTACGCCAGCAACGAAACCGACGTGCTGATGCCAGCACCGATCACCTTCTCGCACCAACTGGTTCAGCGCCAGGCCGAAGCCCGCAAGTCCGGCCTGCTGCCTTGGCTGCGCCCGGATGCCAAGTCGCAAGTCACCTGCCGCTACGAAAACGGCAAGGTTGTCGGTATCGACGCCGTTGTACTGTCGACCCAGCACAACCCTGACGTGTCCTACAAAGACCTGCGCGAAGGCGTGATGGAGCTGATCGTCAAGCATGTACTGCCTGCCGAACTGCTGAGCAAAGACACCCAGTTCCACATCAACCCGACTGGCCAGTTCATCATCGGTGGCCCGGTGGGCGACTGCGGTCTGACCGGTCGCAAGATCATCGTTGACAGCTACGGCGGCATGGCCCGTCACGGCGGCGGCGCGTTCTCCGGTAAAGATCCATCGAAGGTTGACCGTTCGGCGGCCTACGCCGGTCGCTACGTGGCCAAGAACATCGTGGCTGCCGGCCTGGCCGAGCGTTGCGAGATCCAGGTTTCCTACGCAATCGGCGTCGCTCAACCGACTTCGATTTCGTTGAACACCTTCGGCACCGGCAAGATCAGCGACGACAAGATCGTCAAACTGGTTCGTGAAGTGTTCGACCTGCGTCCATACGCGATCACCACCATGCTCGACCTGCTGCACCCGATGTACCAGGACACCGCTGCGTACGGCCACTTCGGTCGCACCCCGGAAACCAAAACCGTGGGCAACGATACGTTCACCACGTTCACCTGGGAAAAAACCGACCGCGCCGACGCTCTGCGTACTGCTGCCGGCCTGTAA
- a CDS encoding EamA family transporter codes for MLATILVLVAALLHAAWNTLIKFSAERLLVVACMDSVALLFVALMLPFVALPPLEMWPWILASAAFELLYRYLLIQAYRVGDLGLVYPLMRGLSPLVVLALTLIFAGEVLTAQQIFGILLIPFGMLCLLWQGGGGVRLPWSMLPVVALIGLCIGCYTFIDGQALRRWSHPLDYLVWVTLFSAWPFPLLALVSKRPAFMLFWREQWRLGLAVGFCVLFSYALVLWAMQLGSIAEAAALREISVILVVLFGMRYLKEPFGKPRLLACGLVLIGMLVMKF; via the coding sequence GTGCTTGCGACGATTCTGGTGTTGGTGGCGGCGCTGTTGCATGCGGCGTGGAATACCCTGATCAAATTCAGCGCGGAGCGGCTGTTGGTGGTGGCCTGCATGGACAGCGTGGCGTTGCTGTTTGTCGCGTTGATGCTGCCATTCGTGGCGCTGCCGCCACTGGAGATGTGGCCGTGGATTCTTGCGTCGGCGGCATTCGAGTTGCTCTATCGCTACCTGTTGATCCAGGCCTATCGGGTCGGCGATCTCGGGCTGGTCTATCCGTTGATGCGTGGCCTGTCACCCTTGGTGGTGCTGGCGCTGACGCTGATCTTCGCCGGCGAAGTGCTCACGGCTCAGCAGATCTTCGGGATTTTGCTCATTCCGTTCGGCATGTTGTGCCTGCTCTGGCAGGGCGGCGGCGGGGTGCGCCTGCCGTGGTCGATGCTGCCGGTGGTGGCGCTGATCGGGTTGTGCATCGGTTGCTACACCTTCATCGATGGCCAGGCCTTGCGGCGTTGGTCCCATCCGCTGGACTACCTTGTGTGGGTCACCTTGTTCAGTGCCTGGCCGTTTCCGCTGTTGGCGCTGGTGAGCAAACGCCCCGCGTTCATGCTGTTCTGGCGCGAGCAGTGGCGGTTGGGCTTGGCGGTCGGGTTTTGCGTACTGTTCAGTTACGCTCTGGTGCTGTGGGCCATGCAACTCGGCTCGATTGCCGAAGCGGCGGCGCTGCGCGAAATCAGTGTGATTCTGGTGGTGCTGTTCGGGATGCGCTATCTGAAAGAACCTTTCGGCAAGCCCCGGCTCTTAGCCTGTGGGTTGGTGCTGATCGGCATGTTGGTGATGAAGTTTTAG
- the ahcY gene encoding adenosylhomocysteinase has protein sequence MSAVITPADFNDYKVADMSLAAWGRRETIIAESEMPALMGLRRKYSVEQPLKGAKILGCIHMTIQTAVLIETLVALGAEVRWSSCNIFSTQDQAAASIAAAGIPVFAWKGETEEEYEWCLEQTILKDGQPWDANMILDDGGDLTELLHKKYPQVLDRVHGVTEETTTGVHRLLDMLAKGELKIPAINVNDSVTKSKNDNKYGCRHSLNDAIKRGTDHLLSGKQALVIGYGDVGKGSAQSLRQEGMIVKVSEVDPICAMQACMDGFELVSPFIDGINNGTEASIDKALLGKIDLIVTTTGNVNVCDANMLKALKKRAVVCNIGHFDNEIDTAFMRKNWAWEEVKPQVHKVHRTGPGAFDAQNDDYLILLAEGRLVNLGNATGHPSRIMDGSFANQVLAQIFLFGQKYADLSPAQKAERLTVEVLPKKLDEEVALEMVRGFGGVVTQLTKQQADYIGVTVEGPFKPHAYRY, from the coding sequence ATGAGCGCTGTTATCACGCCTGCAGATTTTAACGATTACAAAGTCGCCGACATGTCCCTGGCTGCCTGGGGCCGTCGCGAAACCATCATCGCCGAATCCGAAATGCCGGCCCTGATGGGTCTGCGCCGCAAGTACTCCGTCGAGCAACCGCTCAAGGGCGCGAAGATTCTCGGCTGCATCCACATGACCATTCAGACTGCCGTGCTGATCGAAACCCTGGTTGCCCTGGGTGCCGAAGTACGCTGGTCGTCCTGCAACATTTTCTCGACTCAGGATCAGGCCGCCGCCTCCATCGCCGCTGCCGGTATCCCGGTGTTCGCCTGGAAAGGCGAGACCGAAGAAGAGTACGAGTGGTGCCTGGAGCAAACCATCCTCAAGGATGGCCAGCCTTGGGATGCCAACATGATCCTCGACGACGGCGGTGACCTGACCGAGCTGCTGCACAAAAAGTACCCACAAGTACTGGATCGCGTTCACGGCGTCACCGAAGAAACCACCACCGGCGTTCACCGCCTGCTGGACATGCTGGCCAAGGGCGAGTTGAAAATCCCGGCCATCAACGTCAACGACTCGGTGACCAAGAGCAAGAACGACAACAAGTACGGCTGCCGTCACAGCCTCAACGACGCGATCAAGCGCGGCACCGACCACCTGCTGTCCGGCAAGCAAGCGCTGGTCATCGGTTACGGTGACGTGGGCAAGGGCTCGGCCCAGTCCCTGCGTCAGGAAGGCATGATCGTTAAAGTCTCCGAAGTCGACCCGATCTGCGCCATGCAAGCCTGCATGGACGGTTTCGAACTGGTTTCGCCGTTCATCGACGGTATCAACAACGGTACCGAAGCAAGCATCGACAAAGCGCTGCTGGGCAAGATCGACCTGATCGTGACCACCACCGGTAACGTCAATGTCTGTGACGCAAACATGCTCAAAGCCCTGAAGAAACGCGCTGTTGTCTGCAACATCGGTCACTTCGACAACGAAATCGACACCGCTTTCATGCGCAAGAACTGGGCATGGGAAGAAGTGAAGCCGCAGGTTCACAAGGTTCACCGTACCGGTCCAGGCGCTTTCGACGCCCAGAACGACGACTACCTGATCCTGCTGGCCGAAGGCCGTCTGGTTAACTTGGGCAACGCCACTGGCCACCCAAGCCGCATCATGGACGGCTCGTTCGCCAACCAGGTTCTGGCGCAGATCTTCCTGTTCGGCCAGAAGTACGCCGACCTGTCGCCAGCCCAGAAAGCCGAGCGCCTGACCGTTGAAGTACTGCCGAAGAAACTCGACGAAGAAGTGGCCCTGGAAATGGTCCGCGGTTTCGGCGGCGTGGTCACTCAACTGACCAAGCAACAGGCTGACTACATCGGCGTCACCGTCGAAGGCCCGTTCAAGCCGCACGCTTACCGCTACTGA
- a CDS encoding MAPEG family protein, producing MTVALWCILIAIGLPYLCIGIAKVSGGFRLRHNHDPRGFLDSLEGLGKRAHAAQLNSFEVTPAFAAAVIVAHLAGNAELVTINVLSVLFITSRLLFIICYLADWALLRSLVWFVGMGLIVSFFVVSV from the coding sequence ATGACGGTTGCTCTGTGGTGCATTTTGATTGCGATCGGCTTGCCTTATTTGTGCATAGGCATCGCCAAGGTCAGTGGCGGGTTCAGGCTTAGGCACAACCATGATCCTCGGGGCTTTCTCGATTCCCTGGAAGGCTTGGGCAAGCGGGCGCATGCGGCGCAACTGAACAGTTTTGAAGTGACCCCGGCGTTTGCGGCGGCGGTGATCGTGGCTCACTTGGCCGGCAATGCCGAACTGGTGACGATCAATGTGCTGTCGGTGCTGTTCATCACCAGTCGACTGCTCTTCATCATTTGCTACTTGGCGGACTGGGCATTGCTCCGGTCGCTGGTGTGGTTTGTGGGGATGGGGTTGATCGTCAGTTTCTTTGTGGTGTCTGTTTAA
- a CDS encoding MFS transporter produces the protein MPLALLALAVAAFGIGTTEFVIMGLLPDVARDLAVSIPHAGLLITGYALGVVFGAPILAVGTANMPRKATLLGMTMMFILGNTLCALAPNYATLMAARVITALCHGAFFGIGSVVAASLVAPNKRAQAIAMMFTGLTLANVLGVPLGTALGQYAGWRSTFWAVSVIGVIAAIAQWVWLPKEIPMDKANLASEFKVLGKVNVLLALGMSVLASTSLFSVFTYIAPILQDITGVSPHGVTIMLLLFGVGLTGGSMLGGRLADSRLLPSLVGMTLAVAVVLAAFSQTSHSVIPAAITLVLWGIFAFALCPILQLLIIDQAHEAPNLGSTLNQSAFNLGNAAGAWIGGLVVASGADLADLPWTGALVSVFTVLTALFFIYLQRRSAAAVNASS, from the coding sequence ATGCCACTCGCCTTGCTTGCACTGGCCGTTGCCGCTTTCGGCATCGGCACCACTGAGTTCGTCATCATGGGTTTGCTGCCCGATGTCGCTCGCGACCTCGCCGTGAGCATTCCTCACGCCGGCCTGCTCATCACCGGTTACGCCCTGGGCGTGGTGTTCGGTGCGCCGATCCTCGCGGTCGGCACCGCCAACATGCCGCGTAAAGCCACGCTGTTGGGCATGACGATGATGTTCATTCTCGGCAACACCCTCTGCGCCCTTGCGCCGAACTACGCCACATTGATGGCTGCACGGGTGATTACTGCTTTGTGCCATGGTGCGTTTTTCGGTATCGGCTCAGTGGTCGCTGCCAGTCTGGTGGCACCGAACAAACGAGCCCAGGCGATTGCCATGATGTTCACCGGCCTGACCCTGGCCAACGTGCTGGGCGTGCCATTGGGCACTGCGCTGGGGCAATACGCCGGCTGGCGTTCGACCTTCTGGGCGGTGTCGGTGATTGGCGTAATTGCAGCGATTGCGCAGTGGGTCTGGCTGCCCAAGGAAATTCCCATGGACAAGGCCAACCTGGCCAGCGAGTTCAAAGTGCTGGGCAAGGTCAATGTGCTGCTGGCGCTGGGCATGAGCGTGCTGGCGTCCACCAGCCTGTTCAGCGTGTTCACTTACATTGCGCCGATCCTGCAAGACATTACCGGCGTCAGTCCGCATGGCGTAACCATCATGTTGCTGTTGTTCGGGGTCGGCTTGACCGGGGGCAGCATGCTCGGCGGCCGATTGGCGGACAGTCGTTTGCTGCCTTCGCTGGTGGGGATGACATTGGCTGTGGCCGTCGTGCTGGCCGCCTTCAGCCAGACCAGCCATTCGGTGATCCCGGCGGCGATCACACTGGTGTTGTGGGGGATCTTCGCCTTCGCGCTGTGCCCGATCCTGCAATTGCTGATCATCGATCAAGCCCATGAGGCGCCAAACCTCGGGTCGACGTTGAATCAAAGCGCATTCAATCTCGGCAACGCAGCCGGGGCGTGGATTGGCGGGCTGGTCGTGGCCAGCGGCGCGGACCTGGCGGACTTGCCGTGGACCGGCGCACTGGTCAGCGTGTTCACGGTGCTGACGGCGCTGTTCTTCATCTACCTGCAACGCCGCAGTGCTGCCGCGGTTAATGCCTCTAGCTGA
- a CDS encoding DUF1090 domain-containing protein, with amino-acid sequence MKLLSPLALLTLCSVMAAPLMATEDAPGLSGCAAKKQGIINQIELAKSHGNADQQAGLETALSEVTAHCTDASLKKERENKVLDAKHEVSRRQADLDKAMKKGDAEKINKRKDKLAQSRKDLQDALDELDK; translated from the coding sequence ATGAAACTTCTTTCACCGCTTGCCTTGTTGACCCTGTGCAGCGTGATGGCCGCTCCATTAATGGCTACCGAAGACGCCCCGGGCCTGTCCGGCTGCGCCGCCAAAAAACAAGGCATCATCAACCAGATCGAACTGGCCAAGTCTCACGGCAACGCCGATCAACAAGCTGGCCTGGAAACCGCCCTGAGCGAAGTCACCGCCCATTGCACCGACGCGTCCTTGAAGAAGGAACGGGAAAACAAGGTGCTCGACGCCAAGCATGAAGTCAGCAGGCGTCAGGCCGACCTCGACAAAGCGATGAAAAAAGGCGACGCCGAGAAGATCAACAAGCGCAAAGACAAACTGGCTCAATCGCGCAAGGATTTGCAGGACGCGCTCGACGAGCTGGATAAGTAG
- a CDS encoding murein transglycosylase A encodes MNSRFKAWRHNLAWTLPMVAVLAGCTGGDSSKPKTHALATYSSATWEALPAVSDNDLIAGFSSWRSACTRLKADPVWGGTCAASANVQPTASDIRGFLKQNLDVYGLRAANDNPNGLITGYYEPVYPGSLTQTERANIPVYGVPEDMIIVSLDSIYPELKGKRLRGRLEGRVLKPYDDAATIETKGVKAPVIAWLTDPMNLQFLQIQGSGRIQLDDGRQLRIGYADQNGHPYRPIGRWLVDQGELKKEEVTMSAIDNWAKANPTRIPELLGSNPSYVFFNRNPDSNEGPRGSLNVPLTAGYSAAVDRKVIPLGSLLWLSTTRPDGSALVRPVAAQDTGGAIAGEVRADLFWGTGEAAGQLAGDMKQQGQIWMLWPKGAALPQVPQVADTL; translated from the coding sequence ATGAACAGCCGTTTCAAGGCGTGGCGTCACAACCTGGCCTGGACCCTTCCGATGGTGGCCGTACTTGCGGGCTGCACCGGTGGCGACAGCAGCAAACCGAAAACCCACGCACTGGCGACCTACTCCAGCGCTACCTGGGAAGCCCTTCCAGCGGTGTCCGACAACGACCTCATCGCCGGTTTCAGCTCGTGGCGCAGCGCCTGCACCCGACTCAAGGCCGACCCGGTCTGGGGTGGCACCTGTGCCGCTTCCGCCAACGTGCAGCCGACCGCCAGCGACATCCGCGGCTTCCTCAAGCAGAACCTCGATGTTTACGGCTTGCGCGCCGCCAATGACAACCCCAACGGCCTGATCACCGGTTACTACGAACCGGTGTACCCCGGCAGCCTGACTCAGACCGAGCGAGCGAACATCCCGGTGTACGGCGTGCCCGAGGACATGATCATCGTCTCGCTGGACAGTATCTACCCGGAGCTCAAGGGCAAACGCTTGCGTGGACGGCTCGAAGGTCGCGTACTCAAGCCCTATGACGATGCGGCAACCATTGAAACCAAAGGCGTGAAGGCGCCGGTGATTGCCTGGCTGACCGACCCGATGAACCTGCAGTTTCTGCAAATCCAGGGTTCGGGGCGCATTCAGCTCGATGATGGCCGTCAATTGCGCATCGGTTATGCCGACCAGAACGGCCACCCTTACCGCCCCATCGGTCGCTGGCTGGTGGATCAGGGTGAGCTGAAGAAAGAAGAGGTGACCATGAGCGCCATCGATAACTGGGCCAAGGCCAATCCGACGCGCATTCCCGAACTGCTCGGCAGCAACCCCAGCTACGTGTTCTTCAATCGCAACCCGGACAGCAACGAAGGGCCGCGTGGTTCGCTGAATGTACCGCTGACCGCAGGTTATAGCGCGGCAGTGGACCGCAAGGTGATTCCGCTCGGCAGTCTGTTGTGGTTATCGACCACACGCCCGGACGGCAGCGCATTGGTACGTCCGGTGGCTGCACAAGACACCGGCGGCGCGATTGCCGGCGAGGTCCGCGCAGACCTGTTCTGGGGCACGGGCGAGGCAGCCGGGCAACTGGCCGGCGACATGAAACAGCAAGGACAGATCTGGATGCTTTGGCCTAAAGGGGCGGCGTTGCCACAAGTGCCGCAGGTGGCTGACACACTTTAA
- the ligB gene encoding NAD-dependent DNA ligase LigB, producing the protein MLPNLCLFFGFLLTLTCLTANASECPDWPPARAQDEITTLQQQIDRWDDSYHREGRSLIADELYDQSRARLTEWRECFDSGPSAEPLRTAGGTVAHPIAHTGLEKLRDGRAVEAWLKDRGDVWIQPKVDGVAVTLIYRNGWLHQAISRGDGITGHDWTASARQIAAIPQKLAQPLDLLLQGELYWRLTDHIQAEAGSLNARATVAGLMARKALSAEQAAGIGLFVWDWPQGPKSLPARVAALDELGFPSTAPYSQPIEALADAERWRDHWYRSPLPFASDGVVLRQNQRPAAERWQAKTPYWSIAWKYPFAQALAEVRKVHFKIGRTGRITPVLDLASVMLDDRQIKRVSVSSLQRWKALDIRPGDQVAISLAGLTIPRLDGVVLRSTERPELNVPLAADFHPLSCWQPTPGCESQFLARLAWLSGKQGLALPHVGPGTWEKLLKAERLGSLLDWLTLDEQELANIDGFGERSSARLLNSFNSARQRPFARWLKALGLPPTGQARLADSWQVLAQRNTEQWQAETGIGPGRAAQLSAFFRDPQVLALSETLRVAGIDGF; encoded by the coding sequence ATGCTGCCCAATCTGTGCCTGTTTTTCGGTTTCCTGCTGACCCTCACCTGCCTGACCGCCAATGCTTCCGAGTGCCCCGACTGGCCACCTGCCCGTGCGCAGGATGAAATCACCACCCTGCAGCAGCAAATCGATCGTTGGGACGACAGCTACCACCGTGAAGGCCGATCGCTGATCGCCGATGAACTCTACGATCAATCCCGCGCGCGACTGACGGAATGGCGCGAGTGTTTTGACTCAGGCCCTTCAGCCGAACCGCTGCGTACGGCCGGCGGCACGGTTGCCCACCCCATCGCCCACACAGGCCTGGAAAAACTGCGCGATGGGCGCGCCGTCGAAGCCTGGCTAAAAGATCGCGGGGATGTGTGGATTCAGCCCAAAGTCGACGGCGTGGCAGTGACGTTGATCTATCGCAACGGCTGGCTGCACCAGGCGATCAGTCGTGGTGACGGGATAACCGGCCACGACTGGACTGCCTCAGCGCGCCAGATCGCCGCCATCCCTCAAAAACTTGCGCAACCGCTGGACCTGCTGCTGCAAGGCGAACTCTATTGGCGCCTCACCGACCACATACAAGCCGAGGCCGGCAGCCTCAATGCCCGCGCCACGGTGGCCGGATTGATGGCGCGCAAGGCCCTGAGCGCTGAGCAAGCCGCCGGTATCGGCCTGTTCGTCTGGGACTGGCCACAAGGCCCGAAAAGCCTGCCCGCCCGGGTGGCGGCTCTGGATGAGCTGGGGTTCCCGAGCACCGCGCCCTACAGCCAGCCGATCGAGGCACTTGCCGATGCCGAGCGCTGGCGCGATCACTGGTATCGCTCGCCCTTGCCCTTTGCCAGCGATGGCGTCGTTTTACGACAGAACCAGCGCCCAGCGGCCGAGCGCTGGCAGGCGAAAACGCCTTACTGGAGCATCGCCTGGAAGTACCCCTTCGCCCAGGCGCTGGCCGAGGTGCGCAAGGTCCACTTCAAGATTGGACGGACCGGCCGGATCACACCGGTCCTGGATCTGGCCTCGGTGATGCTCGATGACCGGCAGATCAAGCGCGTCAGTGTCAGCTCCCTTCAGCGCTGGAAGGCACTGGACATTCGTCCCGGCGATCAGGTCGCCATCAGCCTGGCGGGGCTGACCATCCCCAGACTCGACGGTGTCGTATTGCGCAGCACCGAACGCCCTGAATTAAACGTACCGCTGGCAGCAGATTTTCATCCGTTAAGTTGCTGGCAGCCGACACCCGGATGCGAAAGCCAGTTCCTCGCACGCCTGGCCTGGCTCAGCGGCAAACAGGGGCTGGCCTTGCCTCATGTCGGGCCGGGCACCTGGGAGAAACTGCTCAAGGCTGAACGCCTTGGCAGCCTGCTCGATTGGTTAACCCTCGATGAGCAAGAGCTTGCTAACATTGACGGCTTCGGCGAGCGCAGCAGTGCTCGTCTTTTGAACAGTTTCAACAGCGCCCGACAACGACCGTTCGCTCGCTGGCTCAAAGCCCTGGGCTTGCCGCCGACCGGCCAGGCACGCCTAGCCGACTCATGGCAGGTGCTGGCGCAACGAAACACCGAACAATGGCAGGCTGAAACCGGCATCGGCCCGGGACGCGCGGCGCAATTGAGCGCATTTTTCCGCGACCCGCAGGTCCTGGCCTTGAGCGAGACATTACGCGTTGCCGGGATTGACGGTTTTTAG
- a CDS encoding cytochrome c — protein sequence MTLKRLSVVLLACLTLSACGGVDPNSPLGQRKAIFKQMLKTGEDLGGMLRGRIPFDGPKFADGAVKLDALSHEPWKHFPQVREEDHTSAKDDVWQKQARFQEMARTLEGATGELVIASQMQPYKASNLGPAVQKVEDACSACHKEFRDH from the coding sequence ATGACTCTTAAAAGACTTTCTGTTGTATTGCTGGCCTGCCTGACCTTGTCCGCCTGCGGCGGTGTCGACCCGAATTCGCCATTGGGCCAACGCAAGGCGATCTTCAAGCAAATGCTCAAGACCGGTGAAGACCTGGGTGGCATGTTGCGTGGGCGTATTCCGTTCGATGGTCCGAAATTCGCCGACGGTGCCGTGAAGCTTGACGCGTTGTCCCATGAGCCGTGGAAACATTTCCCGCAGGTGCGCGAAGAAGATCACACCAGCGCCAAGGACGATGTCTGGCAGAAACAGGCGCGTTTCCAGGAAATGGCCCGCACCCTTGAAGGCGCCACCGGTGAGCTGGTGATTGCCAGCCAGATGCAACCCTACAAGGCCAGTAACCTGGGGCCGGCGGTGCAGAAAGTAGAAGACGCCTGTAGTGCCTGCCATAAAGAGTTTCGGGATCATTGA
- a CDS encoding formate/nitrite transporter family protein, producing the protein MDTPKDGKTPDLSAQEQREVDKNQPPRAAVLHEIIRTQGDQELERSVAALWWSALAAGLTMGLSLMGMGLLNSRLPDGEGFKVIASFGYCAGFLAVILARQQLFTENTLTAVLPIMSKPTLGNFGRLLRLWTVVLVGNLCGTLLVAYVMLHLPIFDSKTDLAFLEIGRKVMENDASKMFAKGIISGWMIATMVWMIPSMESAKMWIIILITYFMALGDFTHIVVGSVEVSYLVFAGELPWKDFWLVFAAPTLAGNIIGGSFIFALISHAQIRSESGPPKTSAERAQESEPQKIKK; encoded by the coding sequence ATGGACACGCCCAAAGACGGCAAGACCCCGGACCTCTCGGCACAGGAACAGCGCGAGGTCGACAAAAACCAGCCCCCGCGTGCGGCGGTGCTGCACGAAATCATTCGCACCCAAGGCGATCAGGAACTCGAGCGTAGCGTTGCGGCGCTGTGGTGGTCGGCCCTGGCTGCCGGCCTGACCATGGGTCTGTCGCTGATGGGCATGGGGCTGCTCAACTCGCGCCTGCCGGACGGCGAAGGCTTCAAGGTGATCGCCAGCTTCGGTTATTGCGCAGGTTTTCTCGCGGTGATCCTCGCCCGTCAGCAACTCTTCACCGAAAACACCCTGACTGCCGTGCTGCCGATCATGAGCAAGCCAACGCTGGGTAATTTCGGTCGATTGTTGCGGCTGTGGACGGTGGTGCTGGTGGGCAACCTCTGTGGCACCTTGTTGGTGGCGTATGTGATGCTGCACCTGCCGATTTTCGACAGCAAGACCGATCTGGCCTTCCTTGAGATCGGGCGCAAGGTCATGGAGAACGATGCCAGCAAGATGTTCGCCAAAGGCATCATCTCCGGCTGGATGATCGCCACCATGGTCTGGATGATCCCGTCCATGGAAAGCGCCAAGATGTGGATCATCATCCTCATCACCTATTTCATGGCGCTGGGCGATTTCACCCACATCGTGGTCGGATCGGTCGAGGTCTCGTACCTGGTGTTCGCCGGCGAGTTGCCGTGGAAGGATTTCTGGCTGGTGTTCGCCGCTCCCACGTTGGCGGGGAACATTATTGGCGGCAGTTTTATCTTCGCGCTGATCAGTCACGCGCAGATTCGCAGTGAAAGCGGGCCGCCGAAGACCTCTGCGGAGCGGGCTCAGGAATCCGAACCGCAGAAGATCAAAAAATGA